The genomic segment GCGGCTCGGGCACGCCCGTCAGGTCGGGTGTGCTGTGCACGACCTGGTAGAGCAGTGTGGCCGCCGCCGTGCCGCTGAACGGCGCGTGCCCGGAGGCGGCGAAGGTGAGCACCGAGCCGAGCGAGAAGACGTCCCCCTCGGGGCCCAGCGGCTCGCCCGTGGCCTGCTCGGGGCACATGTACTCGAAGGAGCCGAAGAGGGCGCCGGAGCGGGTGAGGTCGTAGCCGTCGCTCGCCCGGACGATGCCGAAGTCGATGACGCGCGGACCGTCGGCGGCGAGGAGCACGTTCGACGGCTTGAGGTCGCGGTGCACCAGCCCGGCGGCCTGCACCGAGATCAGCGCCTCGGCGATGCCGGCGCCCAGGACGAGCACCGACTCCACCGGGAGCGGGCCGTGCGCGGCGACGGCCTCGGCCAGCGTGGGACCGGCGATGTAGTCCGTGGCCAGCCACGGGATGGGGCCTTCCGGGTCGGCGTCCACCACGGGCGCGGTGTATCTGCCGCCGACCGCTCCGGCGGCCTCCACCTCACGGCGGAAGCGGATGCGGAAGTTCTTGTCCCCCATCAGCTCGGGGCGGATGGCCTTGACCGCCAGGGTCCGCCCCTGCGGGGAGCGCGCCAGATAGACCCGTCCCATCCCTCCTGCGCCTAGCCGTGCCACGAGACGGTAGGGACCTAGTTCCTCGGGATCGTCTGAGCCCAGTGGTTCCATGACCTCAGCTGCCTGTTCGGTGATGACGGGCGAGCAACGGCCCGCAGGTGGGGGGAAACCGACTGCTCCGGGCGGCTCCCGGTGACCGTTCCCCCAGGCGCTCCGGATCTCCCGGAGCCACGGCCCGCGCCCGGGCCGCCGGTCACGGGTGTCCCGAGTGCTGCCCCGGTTCCCGAGCGAGGCAACGGGGCGCGATCACTCGGACGGGGGTGAAGTCAGCCTAGATGCTGGAGTGATGAACGGGCAGTGTTTTCAGCCAGCGCTTTAAACTTCTATTAAGTGGAAGGTTCACGCTTTTCACGTTCTGTACAAGGGCAGTTGACGCGAGGTCAGGTGACTCCTGTAAGCAGTGGGCGGCGGCCAACGGGCACTGCCGTGGCCGATCGTCGCCGGTTCAGCCCACCCGGTCGCCGTTCTCCAACTCGACCGTACCCGTGCCGTCCGCCAGCGCGTCGAGGGCGGCGAGCACCCGGCGGCCGAGCGTCCCGAGGAGATACCCGGTGAGTTCGGCGTGCGGGACGAGCCGCCACGACAGCAGCTCCTCCTCCTGCAACCGGATCCGCTTCAGCTCCTCCTCGCCGAGCACCCCGCCGTCGTAGACGTACGCCACCAGCGGCGGCCGGCCCACCCCGTGCACCCAGTCCACGGCGAGCAGCCGCCCCGGTTCGACGTCCAGCCCGATCTCCTCCAGGGTCTCGCGCCGCGCGCCCTGCCTCGGCGTCTCCCCGTCGTCCGACTCGATCGTCCCGCCCGGCAGCGCCCATCCCTCGCGGTAGTTGGGCTCGACGAGCAGCACCCGCCCCTCGGCGTCCCGGAAGACCGTGGCGGCGCCGGCGAGGACACGGGGCAGGCTCGCGATGTACGCGGCGAAGTCCGGAGTGGTCATCCAGGAAGGGTAGACGGCTCTTCAAGGCGGGAATCGGCGCTCGGGGAGCGGAACGACCGGCGCTCAGGGGCCGGAGGCCTCCGCCAACCGCACCGTGCGCTCCGCGAGTTCGCCGATGCGCACCCCGTCGAAGCCGAACACGGCGCTGCGCACGGTGTCCTCCAACGGGTCCTTCCACCGGTCCGGGATCGCCGCCGCCCCGCACAGCACACCCGCCACCGAACCGGCGGTGGCCCCGTTGGAGTCGGTGTCCAGGCCGCCGCGGACGGTCAGCGTGATCGTGCGGGTGAAGTCGCCCTCGCCGTAGAGCAGCCCGGCGGTGAGCACGGCGGCGTTCGGTACGACGTGGATCCAGCCCAGCCCGGCCGTCTCCTCGCCCACCGTCGTGAGCGTCTCCTCCCAGGCCAGCCCGGCGTCGTACAGCGACACGACCCGCCGCACGGCCCGGGCCAGGCGGCTGCTCGCCGGGATCACCGCCAGGGCCTCCTCCACGGCAGCCCGCGCCCCCGGCGCCGTGAAGGCCGTCGCGACCAGTGCCGCCGCCCACATCGCGCCGTACACCCCGTTGCCGGTGTGCGACAGCACCGCGTCGCGCCGCGCCAGCGAGGCCGCGCGGCGGGGCAGGCCGGGGGAGGTCCAGCCGTGGACGTCGGCGCGGATGAGGGCGCCGATCCACTCCTGGTACGGGTTGTCGTACGTGGCGGTCAGCGGCGGCTTCAGACCGCCCGCGAGGTTGCGGTAGGCCGCCCGCTCCGCCGTGAACGTCTGGAGATACGGCAGCCGCAGCAGCCACAGGTCGCCGACCTGCTCGGTGCTGAAGCCGAAGCCGTGCGTCTCCAGGAGGTGGAGGCCGAGGATCGCGTAGTCGACGTCGTCGTCGCGGCAGCTGCCGTGGATCCGGCCGCGCACGCAACTGCGCCACTCCGGCCGCAGCGCGAGCCGGTCGCTCTCGGTGGCCGGCTCCGGGAGGTAGTCGGTGAGCGGCAGGGCCCCGGCCTGCCGCAGATAGCGGTCGATCCGCGCCGGCGTCCACAGGTCCCCCTGCTCGACGGGTTTCCCGAGCATGTTCCCCGCGATCCGGCCCAGCCAGCCCCCGAGAACGCGGTCGGCGAGTTCGGCGCCCACCGGGGGCACCAGGGTCGAGGGGATCGTGGGCGTCATGGTTGCAGGTCTACCCAATTCCGGGCACACCCGCTCGGGGACCGACGTGCGGGTGCGGTGCGGGTGCGGCCGTGCGTGGCGCCCGGGGGCCGTACGGGCGAGGCCCGCGCGTGGGCCGGAGGTCTCCCGGAGCGCGGGTGCCGCGCCGGAGGGACGCCCCGGACCCGTGTGCGGTGGCGTCCGGGGACTCCCGGCCGGCGGTGTGCGCGAGGGTCCCTCGGCCGCCCACTCGCAGCGCCGACAGGCCGCTCTCGGGGCCGCCGACGCTTGCGCGCGCGGTGTTCGGTGGGCGGGACGGGGCATGACGTACGGGGGGCCGGGCGGTTAGGGTCGCAGCGGCGCGACTGCCTTGACGTGCGCAAGGCTTGATGAGCGAGGGGAACGCAAGGTGGCGAACGCCGCAGTGGACGGGATCGGCACGGACACGGCAACCCCGCGGGTGCTGATCGCCGCGGACAAGTTCAAGGGCACGCTGACGGCCGTCCAGGTCGCCGAGCGGGTCACGGCGGGCCTGCGCCGGGTGGTGCCCGACCTGGAGGTCGAGGCGCTGCCGGTCGCCGACGGCGGTGACGGCACGGTGGCCGCGGCGGTCGCGGCCGGTTTCGAACGACGCGAGGTACGAGTCGGCGGGCCGCTCGGTGAGCCCGTCACCGCCGCGTACGCGCTGCGCGACGAGACGGCCGTCGTCGAGATGGCCGAGGCCAGCGGCCTGCAGCGGCTCCCCGCCGGGGTCTTCGCGCCGCTCACGGCCTCCACGTACGGCTCCGGCGAACTGCTGCGCGCCGCGCTCGACGCGGGCGCCCGCACGATCGTGTTCGGCGTCGGCGGCAGCGCCACGACGGACGGCGGCGCGGGCATGCTCGCCGCCCTCGGCGCGCGCTTCCTCGACGCAGCCGGTGAGCCGGTCGGCCCCGGGGGCGGAGGCCTGCGCGACCTGGTCACGGCGGACCTGACGGGCCTCGACGAGAGACTCGCGTCGATCGACTTCGTCCTGGCCAGCGACGTCGACAACCCGCTGACCGGGCCGAAGGGCGCCCCCGCCGTCTACGGGCCGCAGAAGGGCGCGAACCCCGAGGACGTGGCCGCGCTGGACGCGGCCCTGGCCCACTTCGCCGCCGTCCTGGAGAAGACGATCGGGGGACGGGCCGCCGAGCACGCTCTCGCCCCCGGCGCGGGTGCCGCCGGCGGCATCGGCTACGGCGCCCTCATCCTCGGCGCGCGCTTCCGGCCCGGTATCGAGGTCATGCTCGACGTGCTCGGCTTCGCGAAGGCGCTGGAGAAGGCCACCCTCGTCATCACCGGCGAGGGCTCCCTCGACGAGCAGACCCTCCACGGCAAGGCCCCGGCGGGGGTGGCGGCGGCCGCCCGGGCCGCCGGCAAGGAGGTCGTGGCGGTCTGCGGCCGCCTGGCCCTCCGGCCGGAGGCGCTGGGGCGGGCCGGCATCCGCCGGGCCTACCCGCTGACGGACGTCGAGCCGGACGTGGAGCGCTGCATCGCCGATCCGGGCCCGATCCTGGAGCGGGTGGCCGAGCGGATCGCCCGGGACTTCCTCACCTGACCCCTGTGGCAGGGGAAACCTGACCCCTACGGCAGGGGAATCAGGTTGCCGTCCATTTCCCTGAAGTACTTGCCGCTGCGGCGGCCCTCCACCTTGCCGTTCTTGAGCCAGTGCTTCGAGAAGTGGTGGATGGCCTCGGCGGTGGTCTCCCAGGCCAGGGAGTGGCCTGAGCTCTCGAAGCAGAACATCAGCTTCTTCGGTCCCGCGATGGCCGTGTAGAGGGCCGGCACGGAGAAGTTCAGGTTGTCGGGCATCGGGGTCGGGCTGTTGGCCGTCCGGTCGAGTTCTCCGTAGAGGATGAGCACGGGAACGTGATCACCGAGCACGTACGTGCCCTCCCTCTTGTGCGGCACCGTGTGGTTGTTCCAGCCCCACCAGTAGGTGTTCCTGTATCGAAGGACGCCCTCCGGCTCGCCGTTGACCTTGGGGCCCCACTTGCTGCCCTCGTGGTCGTTCTGCATGCAGGCGTCCCACACCAGCTCATCGATGCCGGGCTCCCACAGGGCGGCGGGGCCGGTCAGCGAGGCCTTGAGTGCCCTCTTGCTGGTGACGTGCATCGGGAAACCGAACAGGTTCTCCGGCTTGGACAGGGGCAGCGTCTGGGCCTCGGCCGGACGCCCGAAGGGCTGGTCGGGCTTCTCCGACCACCGCCCCTTCGGCGGGAACATCGGGGCGAGCAGGAAGAGGCTCCTGACGTCGTCGGGGTACTGGAGCGCGTAGGGGCCCATCACGAACGCGGCCGCGGACCAGCCCACGAAGTGGATCGGCTTGTCCGCGTCGGGAAGATTCCTGATGTGGTCGACGACGGTCTTCACCTCTGCCCATTCGCTCTCCGAGTTGCCCAGCTGGAAGGCGTACGGCGGCGGGGGAGTGCACGGTTCCGGAAGGGGGTTCGGGACGAGGACCGGTGCCTGCTGGGCGGGGTTCGCGTTGCACGGCACGTCCATCATCGGGCGCGGCGACCGTCCGGAGCCCTGGAGATCCATGATGAAGACGTCGAAACCGGCTTGCGCCAGTTCCTGTGCCCAGCTGTACCGGTTGGGGTTCTCGCCAGGCACCGGTGCGAGGTCGAAGCCCGGCAGTGCCGGCACGCTTCTCCCGTGCAGCATCAGCACCGTCTCGTGGTCGTGCCCCTGGGTGGGCTTGTACTCCCGGACGGGCAGTTCGACTTCGATGCCCTCGTTCGCCGGGATCTGGGACTCGTGCTTGATCCTGTGCTCGATGAGTTCGTACGTGGACATGCGCGTCTCCTGTGGATAGGAGGGGTGTTAAATGCCGTGAAATCCCCTATATTCCACCGTGCGCCTCTTCCTCACCCCTAGCAACTGGGCCCCGGTACGAGGTAGTTGCCCCGTCAAAGGCCAAGCCCGATGCCCTTGAACGCGAAACAGGTGTGGCCCGAGCCGGGAAGGCTCGGGCCACACCTGTCAGCGGTGGAGCGATGTGTCAGGGCAGCTGCGCGGCACGCGCCTCGCGGCGGTTGTCGCGGAAGTTGTTCACCCGGCGTGCCGTGGCGAACAACGGGATCACCGCGCCCATGACGAGCTGCAGGGCGCAGCCGGTCTGGAGGAGGAGCTGGCCGCCGGGGGCGTCGAAGGCCCAGGCCATCAGCAGCCCCATGGAGAGGACGATCCAGGAGAGCATCGCCACCGCGAGGGGACCCCGCGGCTTCGGGTACTCGACCCGGCTCACCATCAGCCACGCCGTGCCGATGATCGCCAGGAGGGTCGCCACGAAGGGCAGCTCCAGGAGGACGATCGACACGACGGTCAGCGCGCCGAACGGCGACGGCATGCCCTGGAAGGTGCCGTCCTTGACCGTCACACAGGAGAATCTCGCGAGCCTCAGCACGACGGCCAGCAGTACGACGATCGCGCCCACCGCCGCCACCCGCTGGTGCGCGTCGTCCGCGACCATGCCGTAGACGAGGACGAAGTACGCCGGTGCCAGGCCGAAGCTGATCAGGTCGGAGAGGTTGTCCAGCTCCGCGCCCATCGGCGAGGAGCGGAGCTTGCGCGCCACCAGCCCGTCGAACAGGTCGAAGATCGCCGCGCACAGCATCAGGATCACGGCGGTGGCCGCGCTGTGGCGGGCCATGCCCGTCTCCTGGCTGCCGGTGAGGTGCGGGATCAGAATGCCCGTGGTGGTGAAGTACACCGCCATGAAGCCGCACGTGGCGTTGCCCAGCGTGAGGGTGTCCGCTATCGACAGGCGGAGCGACAGCGGCATCTCCTCCGCGTCGTCCTCCACCTCGTCGACGTCGGGCACCCAGCCGGTCCCCGTCTGGCCGGGCTGGGTCTCCGGATCAGTCACGGTCAATGCGAGTCACCCCAGCCACGGTCTTCTGGCCCACCTCGACGTCGATTTCCACACCCTCGGGCAGGTAGATGTCGACGCGCGAGCCGAAGCGGATCAGCCCGATCCGGTCACCCTGCTCGACCTTGGTGCCCTCGGGGAGGTACGGAACGATGCGGCGAGCCACGGCGCCGGCGATCTGGATCATCTCGATGTCACCGAGTTCGGTGTCGAAGTGCCAGACGACGCGCTCGTTGTTCTCGCTCTCCTTGTTGAACGCCGGCACGAAGCCGCCCGGGATGTGCTCGACCGACGTCACCGTGCCGGAGAGCGGCGCGCGGTTGACGTGGACGTTGAGCGGGCTCATGAAGATCGCGACGCGGGTGCGGCCGTCCTTCCACGGCATGATGCTCTGCACCACTCCGTCGGCGGGCGAGATGACCCGGCCCTGGGCGATCTCACGCTCGGGGTCGCGGAAGAACCACAGCATGCCCGCCGCCAGCGCGGTGGCGGGTACGGCCACGGCCCGAGCGGCACCGGAGCGGCGCGAGCGGGCGAGGCTGAGTGCTGCGGTGGCGACGGTCGGGAGAAGCCACGGCGATGCTCCGCGCGCGAGCCGCACACCGGCAAGGCTGTCGCGTGGTGCAGAGGTTTGGCTGTGGGGCATGGATGACCTTCGTAGCGGATGATGCCGCGCGGTGACTGGGGACGGCGGCTTTCCGGGGATGGTACCGGTCGCAGCCCGCAACTGGGCAAGCCAGGAAGCCGAGTCGACGGCCGAAGAGTGCTGACGGGGTGTGATCTTCTTCTCGAAGAAAACACCCCGAACCGGACAACCGACCCCGGACTAGCCTTGGAATCGATACTCTTCGAGCAGCCGACGACCGATGATCATTTTCTGGATTTCGGCGGTACCTTCACCGATCAACAGCATCGGTGCCTCTCGGTAGAGACGCTCGATCTCGTACTCCTTCGAGAAGCCGTAACCGCCGTGGATCCGGAAAGCGTCCTCGACGACCTCTTTGCAGTATTCGGAGGCGAGGTACTTCGCCATCCCGGCTTCGAGGTCGTTTCGTTGGCCCGAGTCCTTTTTGCGTGCTGCGTTCACCATCATCGCATGCGCGGCCTCGACCTTGGTAGCCATCTCGGCCAGCTTGAACTGGATCGCCTGGTGCTGGGCGATCTGCTTGCCGAACGTGTGGCGCTGCTGGGCGTACCGGACACCCAGTTCGAACGCACGCTGAGCGACGCCGCAGCCACGTGCGGCCACATTCACCCGGCCCACCTCGACGCCGTCCATCATTTGGTAAAACCCTCGGCCGGTGGTGCCGCCGAGCACACGATTGGCCGGAATGCGCAGGCCGTCCATGATGAGCTCGGTCGTGTCGACCCCCTTGTAGCCCATCTTGTCGATCTTCCCGGGAATGGTGAGGCCGGGGAGGACCTCTCCGAAGCCGGGCTCCTTCTCGATCAAGAAGGTGGTCATCGACTTGTGGGGGGCCGTGCCCTCGGGGTGTCCTTCGTCACTTCGGACGAGGACGGCGACGAGTGTTGACGTTCCACCGTTCGTCAGCCACATCTTCTGACCGTTCAGGACGTACTCGTCGCCGTCCTTGACCGCCTTGGAGGTGATCGCCGACACATCGGACCCGAGCGCCGGCTCCGACATCGAGAAGGCGCCCCGGACGTCACCGGCCGCCATCCTCGGCAGGAAGTGGTCCTTCTGCTCCTGCGTGCCGTGCTGCTTCAGCATGTACGCCACGATGAAGTGCGTGTTGATGATCCCGGAGACGGACATCCAGCCCCGGGCGATCTCCTCCACGCACAGCGCGTACGTGAGAAGGGACTCGCCCAGACCGCCGTACTCCTCGGGGATCATCAGGCCGAACAGGCCCAGCTCCTTGAGCCCGTCGACGATCGCTTGCGGGTACTCGTCGCGGTGCTCCAGCTCGGTCGCGACCGGGATGATCTCCTTGTCCACGAAGTCGCGGACGGTGGACAGGATCTCCTGCTGAACGTCCGTGAGGCCGTGGGTCTGGGCGAGTCGTGCCATGGCTACTTCTCCTGCTCCCTGAGCTCGGGGCGGCCCGGCTGCTCGCCGCCGCGCTCCTTGATGTACGTCTCGGTCGGCACCAGGACCTTGCGGCGGAACACGCACACCAGCGTGCCGTCCTGCTTGTAGCCCTTGGTCTCGACGTGGACGATGCCGCGGTCGTTCTTCGACTTCGACGGCCACTTGTCGAGCACGGTCGTCTCGCCGTAGAGCGTGTCGCCGTGGAAGGTCGGCGCCACGTGCTTCAGCGACTCGATCTCCAGGTTGGCGATCGCCTTGCCGGAGACGTCCGGCACGGACATGCCCAGCAGCAGCGAGTAGATGTAGTTGCCGACCACGACGTTCTTGCCGAAGTCGGTCGTCTTCTCGGCGTAGTTCGCGTCCATGTGGAGCGGGTGGTGGTTCATGGTGAGAAGACAGAAGAGATGGTCGTCGTACTCCGTGACCGTCTTCCCGGGCCAGTGCTTGTACACCGCCCCGACCTCGAACTCCTCGTAGGTGCGCCCGAACTGCATGCTCACGGCTCTTTCTAGTCGGTGGGGATCTCGAACTTGCTGGTGCGCTGCATGCCGGCGGCACGCCCCTTGCCGGAGATGACCAGGGCCATCTTGCGGCTGGCCTCGTCGATCATCTCGTCGCCGAGCATCGCCGAGCCCTTCTTGCCGCCCGCCTCGGAGGTGCAGTAGTCGTACGCGTCCAGGATCAGCTCGGCGTGGTCGAAGTCTTCCTGCGAGGGCGAGAAGATCTCGTTCGACGCCTCGACCTGGCCCGGGTGCAGCACCCACTTGCCGTCGAAGCCCAGCGCGGCGGCGCGCTGGGCGACCTCGCGGTAGCCGTCCACGTTGCGGATCTGCAGGTAGGGGCCGTCGATCGCCTGGAGGTTGTTGGCGCGGGCGGCCATCAGGATCTTCATCAGGATGTAGTGGTAGGCGTCCGCCGGGTAGCCGGGCGGCTGCTCGCCCACGACCAGCGACTTCATGTTGATCGACGCCATGAAGTCGGCCGGGCCGAAGATGATCGTCTCGACCCGCTGGGACGCCGTCGCGATCTCGTTGACGTTGTTCAGGCCCTGCGCGTTCTCGATCTGCGCCTCGATGCCGATCTTGCCGACCTCGAAGCCCATCGTCTTCTCGATCTGCGTCAGCAGGAGGTCGAGGGCGACGACCTGCTGGGCGGTCTGCACCTTCGGCAGCATGATGCAGTCGAGGTTCTGGCCCGCGCCCTCGACGACCGTCACGACATCGCGGTACGTCCACTCCGTCGTCCAGTCGTTGACGCGCACGACCCGCGTCTTGCCGGTCCAGTCGCCCTCGTTGAGGAACTTGACGATGGTGTGCCGCGCCTCGGGCTTGGCGAGGGGGGCGCAGGCGTCCTCCAGGTCGAGGAAGACCTGGTCCGCCGGGAGGCCCTGGGCCTTCTCCAGGAAGCGGGGGTTGCTTCCCGGCACCGCGAGGCAGGAGCGCCGCGGACGAAGACGGTTCACCTGAGGAACAGGGCTGGTCATGCGGGGACCTCCAGGGGGTCGAGCTTGTTCGCTTTGCGGATCTCGTCGACGATACGGCCGATGATCCCGGTGATGTCGAAGTCCTTCGGGGTGAACACGGCGGCCACTCCGGCGGCCCTGAGCTGTGCGGCGTCCGCGTTCGGGATGATCCCGCCGGCGATCACCGGGATGTCGTGGGCGCCCGCCTCGCGCAGCCGTTCCAGCACGTCCGGGACGAGCTGGGCGTGCGAGCCGGAGAGGATGGACAGTCCGACCGCGTGCACGTCCTCGGCGAGGGCCGCGTCCACGATCTGCTCCGGGGTGAGCCGGATGCCCTGGTAGACCACCTCGAAGCCCGCGTCACGGGCCCGCACGGCGATCTGCTCGGCCCCGTTGGAGTGCCCGTCCAGGCCGGGCTTGCCGACCAGGAAGCGGAGCTTGCCGACGTTCAGGTCCTTGGCCGTCAGGTCCACCTTGCGGCGGACCCCCGACATGGCCGAGCCCTCCTCGGCGGAGACGGCCACCGGTGCCGACGACACACCGGTGGGGGCCCGGAACTCACCGAACACCTCACGGAGGGCCCCGGCCCACTCGCCGGTCGTGACCCCGGCGCGGGCGCACTCCAGGGTGGCCTCCATGAGGTTGTCGGTGCCCTTCGCGGCCTCCTTCAGCCGCTCCAGCGCCTTGCACGGGCGCGGGTGGTTGAAGGGCGGCTGGTAGCGGGTGTCGCGCCAGTTCCGCAGCGACTTGATCACCCGGGCCTCGACCGCGGGGTCGACCGTCTGGATCGCCGCGTCCAGGTCGGCGGTCAGCGGGTTCGGCTCGGTCGACTCGTAGATGTTGACGCCGACGATCTTCTCCTCGCCCGACTCGATCCGGGCCCGGCGCTCGGCGTGCGAGGAGACCAGCTGCGACTTGAGGTAGCCGGACTCGACGGCGGCCATCGCGCCGCCCATCTCCTGGATCCGCTCGATCTCGGCGAAGGACTCCTCGACCAGCTTGGCCACCTTCGCCTCGATGACGTGCGAGCCCTCGAAGATGTCCTCGTACTCCAGCAGATCGCTCTCGTGCGCCAGCACCTGCTGGATCCGCAGCGACCACTGCTGGTCCCACGGCCGGGGGAGACCGAGGGCCTCGTTCCAGGCCGGCAGCTGCACGGCTCGCGCCCGCGCGTCCTTGGAGAGCGTCACGGCCAGCATCTCCAGCACGATCCGCTGGACGTTGTTCTCCGGCTGCGCCTCGGTCAGACCGAGGGAGTTGACCTGGACGCCGTACCGGAAACGCCGCTGCTTGGGGTTCTCGATGCCGTACCGCTCGCGGGTGATCCGGTCCCAGATACGGCCGAACGCCCGCATCTTGCACATCTCCTCGACGAAGCGGACGCCCGCGTTCACGAAGAAGGAGATACGGGCGACGACATCGCCCATGCGTTCGTGCGGCACCTGACCGGAGTCCCGCACGGCGTCCAGCACCGCGATCGCCGTGGACATCGCGTACGCGATCTCCTGCACCGGCGTGGCGCCCGCCTCCTGCAGGTGGTAGCTGCAGATGTTGATCGGGTTCCACTTCGGCATGTGGGAGACCGTGTACGCGATCATGTCCGTCGTCAGCCGGAGCGAGGGCACCGGCGGGAACACATGGGTGCCCCGCGAGAGGTACTCCTTGACGATGTCGTTCTGGGTCGTGCCCTGGAGCTGGGTGATGTCCGCGCCCTGCTCCTCGGCGACGACCTGATAGAGCGCCAGCAGCCACATGGCGGTGGCGTTGATGGTCATCGAGGTGTTCATCTGCTCCAGGGGGATGTCCTGGAACAGCCTGCGCATGTCACCGAGATGGGCCACCGGGACGCCGACCCGGCCGACCTCGCCGCGGGCGAGGATGTGGTCGGAGTCGTAGCCGGTCTGGGTCGGCAGGTCGAACGCGACCGACAGACCCGTCTGCCCCTTGGCGAGGTTGCGCCGGTACAACTCGTTGGACGCCTCTGCCGTGGAGTGACCGGCGTACGTCCGCATGAGCCACGGCCGGTCCTTCGGTTGCCTGCCTTCGGCGGGCTGACGCTCACTCATGTGCGGACCTCAGATGTTCCGGAAGCGGTTGATGGCGTCGATGTGCTGAGCGCGCTTCTCGTGGTCGCGCACGCCGAGGCCTTCCTCGGGGGCCAGCGCGAGGACGCCGACCTTGCCCTGGTGGAGGTTGCGGTGCACGTCGTACGCGGCCTGGCCGGTCTCCTCCAGGGAGTAGACCTTCGACAGCGTCGGGTGGATCTTGCCCTTGGCGATGAGGCGGTTGGCCTCCCAGGCCTCGCGGTAGTTCGCGAAGTGGGAGCCGATGATCCGCTTCAGCGACATCCACAGGTAGCGGTTGTCGTACTCGTGGTTGTAGCCCGAGGTCGAGGCGCAGGTGACGATCGTGCCGCCCTTGCGGGTGACGTAGACCGAGGCGCCGAAGGTCTCGCGGCCCGGGTGCTCGAAGACGATGTCGACGTCCTCGCCGCCGGTCAGCTCACGGATGCGCTTGCCGAAGCGCTTCCACTCCTTCGGGTCCTGGTGGTGCTCGTCCTTCCAGAACTTGTAGTCCTCGGCGGTGCGGTCGATGATCGCCTCGGCGCCCATGGCCCGGCAGATGTCGGCCTTCTGCTCGCTGGAGACGACACAGATCGGGTTGGCGCCGCCGGCGAGGGCGAACTGGGTGGCGTAGCTGCCGAGGCCGCCGCTGGCGCCCCAGATCAGCACGTTGTCGCCCTGCTTCATGCCGGCGCCGTTGCGGGAGACCAGTTGCCGGTACGCGGTGGAGTTCACCAGACCCGGGGCGGCGGCCTCCTCCCAGCTGAGGTGGTCCGGCTTCGGCATGAGCTGGTTGGACTTGACGAGCGCGATCTCGGCGAGGCCGCCGAAGTTGGTCTCGAAGCCCCAGATCCGCTGCTCGGGGTCGAGCATCGTGTCGTTGTGGCCGTCGGACGACTCCAGCTCGACGGAGAGGCAGTGCGCGACCACCTCGTCGCCGGGCC from the Streptomyces sp. NBC_00310 genome contains:
- a CDS encoding HpcH/HpaI aldolase/citrate lyase family protein, which encodes MTSPVPQVNRLRPRRSCLAVPGSNPRFLEKAQGLPADQVFLDLEDACAPLAKPEARHTIVKFLNEGDWTGKTRVVRVNDWTTEWTYRDVVTVVEGAGQNLDCIMLPKVQTAQQVVALDLLLTQIEKTMGFEVGKIGIEAQIENAQGLNNVNEIATASQRVETIIFGPADFMASINMKSLVVGEQPPGYPADAYHYILMKILMAARANNLQAIDGPYLQIRNVDGYREVAQRAAALGFDGKWVLHPGQVEASNEIFSPSQEDFDHAELILDAYDYCTSEAGGKKGSAMLGDEMIDEASRKMALVISGKGRAAGMQRTSKFEIPTD
- a CDS encoding protein meaA translates to MSERQPAEGRQPKDRPWLMRTYAGHSTAEASNELYRRNLAKGQTGLSVAFDLPTQTGYDSDHILARGEVGRVGVPVAHLGDMRRLFQDIPLEQMNTSMTINATAMWLLALYQVVAEEQGADITQLQGTTQNDIVKEYLSRGTHVFPPVPSLRLTTDMIAYTVSHMPKWNPINICSYHLQEAGATPVQEIAYAMSTAIAVLDAVRDSGQVPHERMGDVVARISFFVNAGVRFVEEMCKMRAFGRIWDRITRERYGIENPKQRRFRYGVQVNSLGLTEAQPENNVQRIVLEMLAVTLSKDARARAVQLPAWNEALGLPRPWDQQWSLRIQQVLAHESDLLEYEDIFEGSHVIEAKVAKLVEESFAEIERIQEMGGAMAAVESGYLKSQLVSSHAERRARIESGEEKIVGVNIYESTEPNPLTADLDAAIQTVDPAVEARVIKSLRNWRDTRYQPPFNHPRPCKALERLKEAAKGTDNLMEATLECARAGVTTGEWAGALREVFGEFRAPTGVSSAPVAVSAEEGSAMSGVRRKVDLTAKDLNVGKLRFLVGKPGLDGHSNGAEQIAVRARDAGFEVVYQGIRLTPEQIVDAALAEDVHAVGLSILSGSHAQLVPDVLERLREAGAHDIPVIAGGIIPNADAAQLRAAGVAAVFTPKDFDITGIIGRIVDEIRKANKLDPLEVPA
- the ccrA gene encoding crotonyl-CoA carboxylase/reductase, whose translation is MKEILDAIQSPDSTSADFAALPLPESYRAITVHKDETEMFAGLTTRDKDPRKSIHLDEVPVPELGPGEALVAVMASSVNYNSVWTSIFEPLSTFGFLERYGKLSELTKRHDLPYHIIGSDLAGVVLRTGPGVNAWRPGDEVVAHCLSVELESSDGHNDTMLDPEQRIWGFETNFGGLAEIALVKSNQLMPKPDHLSWEEAAAPGLVNSTAYRQLVSRNGAGMKQGDNVLIWGASGGLGSYATQFALAGGANPICVVSSEQKADICRAMGAEAIIDRTAEDYKFWKDEHHQDPKEWKRFGKRIRELTGGEDVDIVFEHPGRETFGASVYVTRKGGTIVTCASTSGYNHEYDNRYLWMSLKRIIGSHFANYREAWEANRLIAKGKIHPTLSKVYSLEETGQAAYDVHRNLHQGKVGVLALAPEEGLGVRDHEKRAQHIDAINRFRNI